Proteins encoded within one genomic window of Planctomycetota bacterium:
- a CDS encoding protein kinase encodes MVKSGDLTQFQATQIKAGKAKALILGNYTILDRIGAGGMGQVFKAIHRRMERLVAIKMLPPAMTKDAAALARFQREVKAAAKLRHTNIVAADDADEANGVHFLVMEYIDGRDLSATVKKDGPLPVAKAVNYVLQAARGLEFAHGEGVIHRDIKPANLLLDKKGSVKILDMGLARIEQPGGVQAELTGTGAIMGTVDYMAPEQGMSTKHADARADIYSLGCSLYYLLVGKAMYGGETVAAKLVAHHTHPIPDLGEGRPDIPEQLETVFKKMVTKRIEDRYQTMTEVIADLERCQSAVQEAGSSATSVFSASSTNQASDMSILMQQGGLRSIYGEESPQAFPVATPPKSKATPKASTGGTGNKNRGLLIGAGAAGFLCLALGVWFIFKDKSGKEVARVELPAGGSVEVKTDKPKADEADMPSTFPLGGGQRIATYNTPAFKNWVAVTSTLSPEKQIAAVSKKLMELNPGFDGKLAHWDGKGPPKIENGVVTGLGFNAVDVTDISPVRALMGLKFLKCSGNYVDKSKLSDLSPLAGMPLTNLSCDNTQVSDLSPLRGMKLTILYCFRTRVSDLSPLEKMPLTTVSIHETLVSDLSPLESCGSLKSLLVNDTNVTAAQVAALQKALPNCKIEWDDPAKAIKKLAYLDPAFQKWVAETQKLPSDKQIEAVSKKLTELNPGFDGIVTGFDGKGPPKIEGTTVTELGLFVNNVMDLSPVRALTTLKAFSIKSSKLTPANLTDITPLAGMQLSNVMIYSTPVSDLTPLRGMPLKRLHIGYTKVSDLSPMQGMQLDYISVLMTHVSDLSPLSGMPLHTVWCDRSQVTDLSPLEQCKNLTYVNAKELRITAAQVASLQKALPNCKIDWDGAATSAKPKLAYLDPAFQQWVSDTQKLPADKQIEAVSKKLTELNPGFDGKLTPTIKNGVVTNMTVLTDNVTDISPVRALKDLDYLDCSGSDSNSRSNGKLVDLSPLAEMSLTRLSVSGTQVTDLSPLKTLPLNELNCGTSPLVDLSPLRGTKIMKLACPNTKIDDLSPLQGMPLVSLHVPNCRYIDLSPLAGLPLKSIVCGGRESKVTNISPLASCKELQQVGIYGVKVTPAQVAALQKALPNCKIDWDDPAKATTKKLAYLDPAFQKWVAETQKLPADKQIEAVRRKLVELNPGFDGKVKDVNISNLPDSQEQVVKGLGIVTDDVTDISPLRVLTHLSILSCRGSKPGAGRLSDLSPLEGLNLNHIGFSPGICTTGIDVLRRMKSLNTVGIGDKFEQVKAADFWKRYDAGEFAKPAIAKKLAYLDPAFQQWVTDTQKLSAEQQIEAVSKKLAELNPGFDGRITGWDEGTEAAIKNGVVTELAFATDNVEDISPVRALVGLRKMGCDGSVRGKGKLTDLSPLQGMKLSSLRFGNTQVTNLSPLRGMPLTSVGCPNTPVSDLSVLEGMKLTFFYCHYTQVSDLSPLQGMPLTQMQCDGTQVSNLSPLENCKSLVFLNTRNTKVTATQITALQKALPNCKIEWDDPAKAATSQPQPAAAK; translated from the coding sequence TTGGTCAAGTCCGGCGACCTCACCCAGTTCCAAGCCACCCAGATCAAAGCCGGCAAGGCCAAGGCATTGATCCTGGGCAACTACACGATTCTCGATCGGATCGGCGCCGGCGGGATGGGGCAGGTGTTCAAGGCCATCCATCGCCGGATGGAGCGCCTGGTGGCGATCAAGATGTTGCCGCCCGCCATGACCAAAGACGCGGCCGCGCTCGCTCGCTTTCAACGCGAGGTCAAAGCCGCGGCCAAGTTGCGCCACACGAACATCGTGGCCGCCGATGACGCCGACGAAGCGAATGGCGTCCACTTCCTGGTCATGGAATACATCGATGGCCGCGACTTGTCGGCCACGGTCAAAAAGGACGGCCCGCTGCCAGTCGCGAAGGCGGTCAACTACGTCCTGCAAGCGGCGCGCGGCCTGGAGTTTGCCCACGGCGAAGGAGTGATCCACCGCGACATCAAGCCGGCGAACTTGCTGCTCGATAAGAAAGGGTCGGTCAAGATTCTCGACATGGGCCTGGCCCGCATCGAGCAACCTGGTGGAGTCCAGGCCGAATTGACCGGCACCGGCGCCATCATGGGAACGGTCGATTACATGGCCCCCGAGCAAGGCATGAGCACCAAGCATGCCGACGCGCGGGCCGATATTTACAGCCTGGGCTGCTCGCTTTACTACCTGCTCGTGGGCAAGGCGATGTACGGCGGCGAGACGGTGGCGGCAAAACTCGTGGCCCATCATACGCACCCAATCCCCGACCTGGGCGAAGGTCGCCCCGACATTCCCGAGCAGCTCGAAACCGTCTTCAAGAAGATGGTGACCAAGCGGATCGAGGATCGCTACCAGACGATGACTGAAGTGATCGCCGACCTGGAGCGGTGCCAGTCAGCGGTCCAGGAGGCCGGTTCGAGCGCGACGAGCGTTTTCAGCGCGTCCAGCACCAACCAGGCTTCGGATATGTCGATCTTGATGCAGCAAGGCGGGCTGCGTTCGATCTACGGCGAAGAATCGCCCCAAGCATTTCCGGTCGCAACACCACCTAAAAGCAAGGCCACGCCAAAAGCATCAACGGGTGGAACGGGGAATAAGAACCGGGGTCTGTTGATTGGCGCTGGCGCCGCTGGGTTCTTGTGCCTGGCTCTGGGCGTGTGGTTCATCTTCAAGGACAAGAGCGGCAAGGAAGTCGCTCGGGTCGAGCTGCCCGCTGGCGGTTCGGTGGAAGTGAAGACGGACAAACCAAAGGCCGACGAAGCTGACATGCCGTCAACATTTCCGCTTGGCGGCGGGCAAAGGATCGCCACCTACAACACACCCGCCTTTAAGAATTGGGTGGCCGTCACGTCCACTCTTTCCCCCGAGAAGCAAATCGCCGCCGTCAGCAAGAAGCTGATGGAGTTGAATCCTGGGTTCGACGGAAAGTTGGCGCATTGGGACGGGAAAGGCCCGCCCAAGATCGAGAATGGCGTGGTCACGGGGTTAGGATTCAATGCTGTCGACGTGACCGATATTTCGCCAGTGCGCGCGTTGATGGGACTGAAGTTTCTGAAATGTTCTGGCAACTACGTGGACAAGAGTAAGCTTTCCGATCTTTCGCCTCTCGCGGGCATGCCTTTGACGAATCTGTCTTGCGACAACACGCAGGTCTCCGACCTGTCACCGCTGCGAGGCATGAAACTGACGATTCTGTATTGCTTCCGCACACGAGTATCAGACCTATCACCACTCGAAAAGATGCCTCTGACGACCGTGTCGATTCACGAAACATTGGTGTCGGATCTTTCGCCTCTGGAAAGCTGCGGCAGCCTGAAATCCCTGCTGGTCAACGACACCAATGTCACCGCCGCCCAGGTGGCCGCTCTGCAAAAGGCTTTACCCAATTGCAAGATCGAGTGGGACGATCCAGCGAAGGCGATCAAGAAGCTCGCCTACCTCGACCCAGCGTTCCAGAAGTGGGTCGCTGAGACGCAGAAGCTGCCGTCCGACAAGCAGATTGAAGCGGTCAGCAAGAAGCTGACGGAGTTGAACCCTGGCTTCGATGGAATTGTAACCGGATTCGACGGGAAAGGCCCACCGAAAATCGAAGGCACTACCGTCACGGAATTAGGATTGTTCGTCAATAACGTGATGGACCTGTCGCCGGTGCGAGCCTTAACAACCTTGAAAGCTTTCAGTATTAAGTCGTCTAAACTAACGCCGGCAAATTTGACCGACATCACACCGCTGGCGGGAATGCAACTTAGCAACGTGATGATCTACAGCACGCCGGTATCGGACCTGACCCCGCTTCGAGGAATGCCCTTGAAGAGACTGCATATCGGGTATACGAAAGTCTCTGACCTCTCGCCCATGCAGGGGATGCAATTGGACTATATCTCAGTCCTAATGACACACGTCTCTGACCTGTCGCCACTGTCTGGAATGCCTTTGCACACCGTTTGGTGCGATCGTTCGCAGGTAACCGACCTGTCGCCATTGGAACAATGCAAGAACCTGACCTATGTGAATGCCAAAGAACTGAGAATCACCGCCGCCCAAGTCGCATCTCTGCAAAAAGCCCTGCCCAACTGCAAGATCGATTGGGATGGTGCGGCGACATCGGCCAAGCCCAAGCTCGCCTATCTCGACCCTGCCTTCCAGCAGTGGGTGTCCGATACGCAAAAGCTCCCGGCGGATAAGCAGATCGAAGCGGTCAGCAAAAAGCTGACGGAGTTGAACCCTGGGTTTGATGGGAAGTTGACGCCCACGATCAAGAACGGAGTGGTCACAAACATGACGGTCCTCACGGACAATGTAACCGACATTTCGCCGGTGAGGGCGTTAAAGGACCTCGACTATCTCGATTGCTCCGGAAGTGACTCCAATTCTCGCAGCAATGGCAAACTTGTCGATTTGTCCCCCTTGGCAGAAATGTCGCTCACTCGTTTGTCGGTCAGCGGAACGCAAGTGACCGACCTTTCTCCGTTAAAAACACTTCCGCTGAACGAACTGAATTGCGGCACATCGCCACTAGTCGACCTCTCGCCGCTTCGTGGCACGAAGATCATGAAGCTGGCGTGTCCCAATACCAAGATCGACGATCTTTCGCCGTTGCAGGGGATGCCGCTGGTCAGTCTTCACGTGCCAAATTGCAGATATATCGATTTGTCTCCCTTGGCGGGACTACCATTGAAGTCAATCGTCTGCGGCGGCCGTGAATCAAAGGTTACGAATATTTCCCCGCTAGCATCCTGCAAGGAATTGCAGCAGGTAGGTATTTATGGCGTAAAGGTCACCCCCGCTCAGGTCGCCGCCCTGCAAAAGGCCCTGCCCAATTGCAAAATCGATTGGGATGATCCGGCGAAGGCGACGACCAAGAAGCTCGCCTACCTCGACCCAGCCTTCCAAAAGTGGGTTGCCGAGACGCAAAAGCTCCCCGCCGACAAGCAGATCGAAGCGGTGCGCCGGAAGCTGGTGGAGTTGAACCCCGGTTTCGACGGCAAAGTTAAGGATGTCAACATTTCGAACTTGCCCGACTCTCAAGAGCAGGTCGTCAAGGGGCTTGGAATTGTTACGGACGACGTGACCGATATTTCGCCGCTGAGGGTCTTGACGCATCTCTCGATCCTTTCGTGCCGCGGCAGCAAGCCGGGCGCTGGTCGATTGTCCGACCTATCGCCGCTCGAAGGCCTGAACCTGAATCACATCGGCTTCTCTCCAGGAATCTGCACCACTGGGATCGACGTACTGCGGCGGATGAAGAGCCTTAACACGGTTGGCATTGGCGACAAGTTCGAGCAAGTTAAGGCCGCCGATTTTTGGAAGCGTTACGACGCGGGCGAGTTCGCCAAACCTGCCATCGCCAAGAAGCTCGCCTACCTCGACCCCGCCTTCCAGCAGTGGGTCACTGATACGCAAAAGCTCTCGGCTGAGCAGCAGATCGAAGCGGTCAGCAAGAAGCTGGCGGAGTTGAATCCGGGGTTCGATGGAAGGATCACGGGGTGGGACGAGGGAACTGAGGCGGCGATCAAGAATGGTGTGGTCACGGAACTTGCATTTGCCACTGACAACGTGGAGGACATTTCCCCAGTGCGAGCGTTAGTGGGGTTGAGGAAAATGGGATGCGATGGCAGCGTTAGGGGGAAAGGCAAGTTGACTGATTTGTCGCCGCTTCAAGGGATGAAACTGTCAAGTCTACGATTCGGAAACACGCAAGTCACCAACTTGTCCCCGCTGCGAGGGATGCCACTAACGAGCGTAGGATGCCCCAATACGCCGGTGTCCGACTTATCCGTTCTG